From Oreochromis aureus strain Israel breed Guangdong linkage group 4, ZZ_aureus, whole genome shotgun sequence, a single genomic window includes:
- the LOC120439761 gene encoding uncharacterized protein LOC120439761, translating into MHCILAREVDGGSSSSMHLNFLLKLSTVRFYRLSYSPVMHVRIRGIPLSELYKSRLGSGSMNKLPHSCRNQKMAAAQKHVVHVYVERDTALKLTLLERPKSVEELKEIIKERRFKPRPNGDFSLHYVLMDTTYALCRQEIVGAVGAPRVRDIVDRWPALLMESQVVAEFHRIKNVNLRTQFYKELDRHTPRLITLFRDKAIKTGKIAEELASS; encoded by the exons ATGCATTGTATTCTTGCCCGGGAAGTTGACGGTGGCAGTTCTAGCTCCATGCATTTGAACTTTCTACTAAAACTTTCTACTGTCCGTTTCTACCGGTTGTCGTATTCGCCGGTAATGCACGTGCGTATT AGGGGTATTCCACTAAGCGAGCTCTACAAGTCAAGACTGGGCAGTGGGTCCATGAATAAACTGCCTCACTCCTGCAG gaacCAAAAGATGGCTGCTGCCCAGAAGCATGTGGTGCATGTGTATGTTGAACGAGACACCGCCCTGAAACTTACTCTACTTGAGCGACCAAAGTCAGTGGAGGAgctgaaagaaataattaaagAGAGGAGGTTCAAGCCAAGACCGAATGGGGACTTTAGCCTTCACTATGTCCTCATGGACACAACCTATGCCCTATGTCGCCAAGAAATTGTTGGAGCTGTTGGAGCTCCACGAGTGAGAGACATCGTGGACAGATGGCCAGCCCTACTTATGGAGTCAcag GTGGTTGCAGAGTTCCACCGAATCAAGAATGTTAACCTGCGCACTCAATTCTACAAGGAGCTGGACAGACACACGCCTAGACTCATCACTTTGTTCCGAGACAAGGCCATCAAGACTGGCAAGATTGCAGAGGAGCTAGCAAGCTCATGA